Proteins encoded by one window of Vigna radiata var. radiata cultivar VC1973A chromosome 5, Vradiata_ver6, whole genome shotgun sequence:
- the LOC106760114 gene encoding PH-interacting protein isoform X1 yields MRVLESASLVELLTLLNMALQKYAPSGHAPPINMKHLTFSSKMPKKAEHDTACQNHNMDVDIDLREVYFLIMHFLSAGPCHKTYLQFWNELLEHELLPRRYHAWYSKTGACSGDKDDDGLSFPLNYNMLVERYPHIEKDHLVKLLKQLLLSTTIPSLGMNLGNAPNAADVPTLLGSGSFSLLSYDRDKMKEVKRPPPHMRWPHMKANQVHGLNLREIGGGFPRHHRAPSIHSACYAIAKPSTMVQKMKNIKRLRGHRNAVYCAIFDRSGRYVITGSDDRLVKVWSMETAYCLASCRGHDGDITDLAVSSNNALVASSSNDCVIRVWRLPDGLPISVLRGHTGAVTAIAFSPRPNAVYQLLSSSDDGTCRIWDARYTQSSPRLYIPRPSDSVIGKSSGPSSSTVPQSHQIFCCAYNANGTVFVTGSSDNLARVWNACKLSTDDSDQPNHEIDVLSGHENDVNYVQFSGCAVASRFCTTETWKEENIPKFKNSWLNHDNIVTCSRDGSAIIWIPRSRRSHGKSGRWTRAYHLRVPPPPMPPQPHRGGPRQRILPTPRGVNMIVWSLDNRFVLAAIMDCRICVWNASDGSLVHSLTGHTESTYVLDVHPFNPRIAMSAGYDGRTIVWDIWEGMPIQIYEISRFKLVDGKFSPDGTSIILSDDVGQLYILSTGQGESQKDAKYDQFFLGDYRPLIQDTHGNVLDQETQIVPYRRNVQDLLCDSAMIPYPEPYQSEFQQRRLGALGLEWRPSSLRLAVGPDFNLDPDYHMLPLADLDLVTEPLPEFIDVMEWEPEVEVFSDDADSEYNVTEDCSSKGEKGCSSSNASGDSGCSTDNSEGEDNHMESIRRSKRKKQKTETEIMTSSGRRVKRRNLDECDDNTIGSSRRRKGKSGQKISRRKFSKSKSSRPQRAAARNALHLFSKITGTPTDGDGDEDSLIGDFSDSESTLQESNIDSDESDGTLQNDQLNYSKGKEVSYYESEDTKSQELTETRVNSMNKRRLVLKLPIRDISKSTNEFDYQAELAGSSSKTIPEVTDFNENRPSFKDSSYYSGSTSNPTVERTDQAKLGQVKDHVDLLGKIKWGMVRARSSKPLRVGEAMPSEENPYSGKCPNHDEKQNVSSGHEKEEKNFSAPTPEFETQNDDSLLDSLAEINENCADTTTSQPFNPTVNGGEIAGSSNCRGKDESLIPAYVIPQDTVPASISYSGVDQLPEPNISFCSVSTKLRSKRGARDPESPSKHETKSSVLKNTACSSNDNTILNNEQHVLVDDNTRDKSNLGENVSHEIDPQIRENSTSQDLLEPQAQRDKMYKAVYRRSRSHRAVTNLADSGGQGESTSNGSNSNFNTAADFCNGTDETVHINGSLELEPNTCDPNYEQNNCKVLQGHHGDSIIKSPQNVSTSGGQLTEEERGSSSKLTVGLRSTRSRRSSYNIRENSPVNKRKSLQSNVKVSWLLLSTHEEGCRYIPQQGDEVVYLRQGHQEYIDYCRKNESGPWNSLKGHIRAVEYCRVQSLEYSHLAGSGDSCCKMTLQFVDPNSSVDGKSFKLTLPEVTNFPDFLVERTRFDAAMQRNWTRRDKCRVWWRSEDNSSGNWWDGRILCVKAKSSEFSDSPWESCTVRYKNDLTETHLHSPWELFDAETVWEQPHIDDSMRNKVQSALTKLLQSGNTVQDRYGVHELKKISGKSKFINRYPVPISLELVQSRLKNNYYRSLEALQHDVTNLLANSTSFFEKDAEMSAKIKRLSEWFTRTLSSL; encoded by the exons ATGAGAGTTCTGGAAAGTGCTTCTCTGGTTGAACTTCTCACTCTTCt GAATATGGCTTTGCAGAAGTATGCTCCTTCTGGTCATGCACCTCCCATTAATATGAAACATTTGACCTTTTCCAGTAAGATGCCTAAGAAAGCCGAGCATGACACGGCATGTCAGAATCATAACATGGATGTGGATATTGACCTGAGGGAAGTTTATTTTCTCATTATGCACTTTCTTTCAGCCGGGCCATGTCATAAAACTTATTTACAATTTTGGAATGAGCTTCTTGAGCATGAACTTTTGCCTAGAAGGTATCATGCGTGGTATTCAAAGACTGGAGCATGTAGTGGAGACAAAGATGATGATGGTCTATCATTCCCTTTAAATTACAATATGTTAGTGGAGAG GTATCCTCATATTGAAAAGGATCACCTGGTAAAGCTTTTAAAGCAATTGTTATTAAGTACAACCATTCCATCACTGGGTATGAATCTTGGAAATGCCCCAAATGCGGCTGATGTACCTACACTTTTAGGAAGTGGTTCATTTTCACTGCTGAGCT ATGATAGGGATAAAATGAAAGAAGTCAAACGGCCACCTCCTCACATGCGCTGGCCTCATATGAAAGCCAATCAAGTTCATGGGCTTAATTTGAGGGAAATCGGGGGTGGTTTCCCAAGACATCACCGTGCACCATCTATACATTCTGCATGCTATGCCATTGCAAAACCTTCTACCATGgtgcaaaaaatgaaaaatatcaagAGGTTAAGAGGACACCGCAATGCTGTTTATTGTG CTATATTTGATCGGTCTGGAAGGTATGTGATTACTGGTTCAGATGATCGACTTGTAAAGGTTTGGTCAATGGAAACTGCATATTGTTTGGCCAGTTGCCGTGGACATGAT GGTGACATCACTGATTTGGCTGTGAGTTCAAACAATGCTTTAGTTGCATCCTCGTCAAATGACTGTGTCATTCGAGTT TGGCGCTTGCCAGATGGCTTGCCAATATCAGTATTGCGGGGACATACTGGAGCTGTTACAGCCATAGCATTTAGTCCCAGACCAAATGCTGTATACCAGCTTTTATC TTCCTCTGATGATGGAACTTGTAGGATATGGGATGCAAGGTATACCCAATCAAGTCCAAGATTATATATTCCAAGGCCTTCAGATTCTGTAATTG GGAAGAGCAGTGGCCCATCTTCAAGTACTGTACCACAGAGCCATCAGATTTTTTGCTGTGCATATAATGCTAATGGAACTGTCTTTGTAACTGGTAGCTCTGACAATCTTGCTAGG GTTTGGAATGCTTGTAAACTTAGCACAGATGACAGTGACCAACCAAATCATGAGATAGACGTGCTATCTGGCCATGAGAATGATGTGAATTATGTGCAATTCAG TGGTTGTGCTGTTGCATCCCGGTTTTGCACAACAGAAACTTGGAAGGAGGAAAATAttcccaaatttaaaaattcctG GTTGAATCATGATAACATAGTTACCTGCTCTCGTGATGGGAGTGCTATAATATGGATTCCTAGATCTCGTAGATCACAT GGAAAAAGTGGTCGCTGGACACGGGCATATCATCTAAGAGTTCCACCTCCACCTATGCCTCCTCAACCTCATAGAGGTGGTCCTCGTCAGAGAATTCTACCAACTCCACGTGGTGTAAATATGATTGTTTGGAGCCTTGACAACCGCTTTGTTCTTGCAGCTATTATGG ATTGCAGAATTTGTGTTTGGAATGCATCTGATGGAAGCTTAGTACACTCATTGACTGGGCATACTGAATCT ACATATGTTCTGGATGTTCATCCTTTCAATCCCCGAATAGCTATGAGTGCTGGATATGATGGAAGAACTATTGTTTGGGAC ATATGGGAGGGCATGCCTATCCAGATATATGAGATATCACGTTTCAAGTTGGTGGATGGAAAATTTTCTCC AGATGGGACATCAATTATACTTTCGGATGATGTTGGTCAACTATATATATTAAGCACAGGTCAAGGCGAGTCCCAAAAAGATGCGAAATATGATCAG TTCTTTCTCGGTGATTATCGACCTCTGATTCAAGACACCCACGGGAATGTACTAGACCAG GAAACTCAAATTGTCCCGTATCGACGGAATGTGCAAGATTTGCTTTGTGATTCAG CAATGATACCATACCCTGAACCTTATCAGAGTGAATTTCAGCAAAGAAGATTAGGAGCATTAGGCCTTGAATGGCGTCCATCATCGCTAAGGCTTGCTGTTGGTCCTGATTTCAATCTGGACCCTGATTATCACATGCTTCCATTGGCAGACCTGGATTTGGTTACAGAACCACTGCCTGAGTTTATAGATGTTATGGAATGGGAACCTGAAGTTGAGGTGTTTAGCGATGATGCAGATTCAGAATATAACGTCACTGAAGATTGCTCTTCTAAGGGTGAGAAAGGATGTTCAAGCTCCAATGCTTCTGGTGATTCAGGGTGCAGCACAGACAACAGCGAAGGGGAAGACAATCACATGGAAAGCATCCGTAGATCAAAGAGGAaaaaacagaagactgag ACTGAGATTATGACTTCTTCCGGTAGACGTGTGAAAAGGAGGAACTTGGATGAGTGTGATGACAATACCATTGGGAGTAGCCGACGTAGGAAGGGAAAAAGTGGCCAAAAAATATCAAGAaggaaattttcaaaatctaaatcTTCCCGGCCTCAAAGGGCTGCTGCACGCAATGCTCTTCatctattttctaaaattactgGTACACCAACAGACGGAGATGGAGATGAAGATAGTTTGATTGGTGATTTTTCAGACAGTGAATCAACATTGCAAGAGTCTAATATTGACAGTGATGAATCTGATGGAACTTTACAGAATGATCAATTGAATTATTCCAAGGGAAAAGAAGTATCCTATTATGAATCAGAGGACACAAAATCTCAGGAGTTAACTGAAACTCGTGTGAATTCAATGAACAAGAGGAGGTTGGTTCTGAAGTTGCCAATTCGTGATATATCCAAGTCCACAAACGAGTTTGATTACCAGGCTGAGTTGGCTGgctcatcatcaaaaactataCCAGAGGTTACTGATTTTAATGAAAACAGACCAAGTTTTAAGGATTCAAGTTATTATTCTGGCAGTACAAGTAACCCTACAGTGGAAAGAACAGATCAAGCAAAACTTGGCCAAGTGAAAGACCATGTAGATTTGCTGGGTAAAATTAAATGGGGAATGGTTAGGGCACGATCATCTAAACCGTTGAGAGTGGGAGAAGCTATGCCATCGGAGGAAAATCCTTACTCTGGAAAATGTCCTAATCATGATGAGAAACAGAATGTTAGTAGTGGGCATGAGAAAGAGGAGAAGAACTTTAGTGCACCAACCCCTGAGTTTGAAACCCAAAATGATGACAGTCTGCTTGATAGTTTGGCAGAGATTAATGAAAACTGTGCTGATACTACCACCTCACAGCCTTTTAATCCCACCGTTAATGGAGGAGAGATCGCAGGTTCCAGCAATTGCAGGGGCAAAGATGAATCACTAATTCCTGCATATGTGATTCCTCAGGATACTGTTCCTGCTTCAATCAGCTATAGTGGGGTTGACCAACTACCTGAACcaaatattagtttttgttCTGTTTCAACAAAACTAAGGTCGAAAAGGGGTGCAAGGGATCCTGAAAGTCCATCCAAGCATGAAACAAAATCGTCTGTGCTAAAGAATACTGCGTGTAGCTCTAATGATAATACTATTTTGAACAATGAACAGCACGTGCTTGTGGATGACAACACTAGAGATAAATCCAATCTGGGAGAGAATGTATCTCATGAAATAGATCCTCAGATTAGAGAGAATAGTACTTCACAGGATTTGCTAGAACCACAAGCACAAAGAGATAAAATGTATAAAGCCGTTTATAGAAGGTCAAGATCACATAGGGCTGTGACTAATTTAGCTGACAGTGGTGGCCAGGGTGAATCTACTTCAAATGGGAGCAACAGTAATTTCAACACCGCAGCAGACTTCTGTAATGGCACAGATGAGACTGTTCATATCAATGGCTCCTTAGAGTTGGAACCAAATACTTGTGACCCAAACTATGAGCAGAATAATTGCAAAGTGCTGCAAGGACATCATGGAGATTCTATTATTAAAAGTCCACAAAATGTTTCCACAAGTGGAGGACAACTCACAGAAGAAGAAAGGGGTTCTAGCTCAAAATTGACTGTTGGTTTGAGGTCTACTAGGAGTCGGAGATCTAGTTATAATATTCGTGAGAATAGTCCTGTAAATAAAAGGAAATCACTACAATCGAATGTGAAAGTATCATGGTTGTTGTTATCAACCCATGAAGAAGGATGCAGATATATTCCACAACAGGGAGATGAAGTTGTATATTTGAGACAG GGACACCAAGAGTATATAGATTATTGTCGTAAAAATGAGTCAGGGCCTTGGAATTCACTCAAGGGACATATAAGAGCTGTAGAATATTGTAGAGTTCAAAGCCTGGAGTATTCCCATCTTGCAGGATCTGGTGATAGCTGCTGCAAAATGACCCTTCAGTTCGTAGATCCCAATTCAAGTGTTGATGGGAAATCTTTTAAGTTAACCCTACCTGAAGTTACTAATTTCCCAGATTTTCTAGTTGAAAGAACTAGGTTTGATGCCGCTATGCAAAGAAATTGGACACGCAGGGATAAATGCAGGGTTTGGTGGAGAAGTGAGGATAATTCCTCTGGTAATTGGTGGGATGGTCGAATTTTGTGCGTAAAAGCCAAGTCTTCCGAATTTTCAGATAGTCCATGGGAGAGCTGTACTGTTCGGTACAAAAATGACCTCACTGAAACGCATTTGCATAGTCCTTGGGAGCTTTTTGATGCTGAAACTGTATGGGAACAGCCTCACATTGATGATAGCATGAGAAATAAAGTGCAATCTGCTCTCACCAAATTACTGCAGTCAGGCAACACAGTCCAG GATCGTTACGGAGTGCATGAATTGAAGAAGATTTCAGGCAAGTCCAAATTTATAAACAG GTATCCTGTTCCTATATCACTTGAATTGGTGCAGTCAAGGCTGAAGAACAATTACTACCGTAGTTTGGAGGCTCTGCAGCACGATGTGACAAATTTACTGGCTAATTCCACTTCCTTTTTTGAAAAGGATGCTGAGATGTCAGCAAAAATCAAACGCCTATCAGAATGGTTCACACGAACATTATCATCTCTATAG
- the LOC106760114 gene encoding PH-interacting protein isoform X2 has translation MALQKYAPSGHAPPINMKHLTFSSKMPKKAEHDTACQNHNMDVDIDLREVYFLIMHFLSAGPCHKTYLQFWNELLEHELLPRRYHAWYSKTGACSGDKDDDGLSFPLNYNMLVERYPHIEKDHLVKLLKQLLLSTTIPSLGMNLGNAPNAADVPTLLGSGSFSLLSYDRDKMKEVKRPPPHMRWPHMKANQVHGLNLREIGGGFPRHHRAPSIHSACYAIAKPSTMVQKMKNIKRLRGHRNAVYCAIFDRSGRYVITGSDDRLVKVWSMETAYCLASCRGHDGDITDLAVSSNNALVASSSNDCVIRVWRLPDGLPISVLRGHTGAVTAIAFSPRPNAVYQLLSSSDDGTCRIWDARYTQSSPRLYIPRPSDSVIGKSSGPSSSTVPQSHQIFCCAYNANGTVFVTGSSDNLARVWNACKLSTDDSDQPNHEIDVLSGHENDVNYVQFSGCAVASRFCTTETWKEENIPKFKNSWLNHDNIVTCSRDGSAIIWIPRSRRSHGKSGRWTRAYHLRVPPPPMPPQPHRGGPRQRILPTPRGVNMIVWSLDNRFVLAAIMDCRICVWNASDGSLVHSLTGHTESTYVLDVHPFNPRIAMSAGYDGRTIVWDIWEGMPIQIYEISRFKLVDGKFSPDGTSIILSDDVGQLYILSTGQGESQKDAKYDQFFLGDYRPLIQDTHGNVLDQETQIVPYRRNVQDLLCDSAMIPYPEPYQSEFQQRRLGALGLEWRPSSLRLAVGPDFNLDPDYHMLPLADLDLVTEPLPEFIDVMEWEPEVEVFSDDADSEYNVTEDCSSKGEKGCSSSNASGDSGCSTDNSEGEDNHMESIRRSKRKKQKTETEIMTSSGRRVKRRNLDECDDNTIGSSRRRKGKSGQKISRRKFSKSKSSRPQRAAARNALHLFSKITGTPTDGDGDEDSLIGDFSDSESTLQESNIDSDESDGTLQNDQLNYSKGKEVSYYESEDTKSQELTETRVNSMNKRRLVLKLPIRDISKSTNEFDYQAELAGSSSKTIPEVTDFNENRPSFKDSSYYSGSTSNPTVERTDQAKLGQVKDHVDLLGKIKWGMVRARSSKPLRVGEAMPSEENPYSGKCPNHDEKQNVSSGHEKEEKNFSAPTPEFETQNDDSLLDSLAEINENCADTTTSQPFNPTVNGGEIAGSSNCRGKDESLIPAYVIPQDTVPASISYSGVDQLPEPNISFCSVSTKLRSKRGARDPESPSKHETKSSVLKNTACSSNDNTILNNEQHVLVDDNTRDKSNLGENVSHEIDPQIRENSTSQDLLEPQAQRDKMYKAVYRRSRSHRAVTNLADSGGQGESTSNGSNSNFNTAADFCNGTDETVHINGSLELEPNTCDPNYEQNNCKVLQGHHGDSIIKSPQNVSTSGGQLTEEERGSSSKLTVGLRSTRSRRSSYNIRENSPVNKRKSLQSNVKVSWLLLSTHEEGCRYIPQQGDEVVYLRQGHQEYIDYCRKNESGPWNSLKGHIRAVEYCRVQSLEYSHLAGSGDSCCKMTLQFVDPNSSVDGKSFKLTLPEVTNFPDFLVERTRFDAAMQRNWTRRDKCRVWWRSEDNSSGNWWDGRILCVKAKSSEFSDSPWESCTVRYKNDLTETHLHSPWELFDAETVWEQPHIDDSMRNKVQSALTKLLQSGNTVQDRYGVHELKKISGKSKFINRYPVPISLELVQSRLKNNYYRSLEALQHDVTNLLANSTSFFEKDAEMSAKIKRLSEWFTRTLSSL, from the exons ATGGCTTTGCAGAAGTATGCTCCTTCTGGTCATGCACCTCCCATTAATATGAAACATTTGACCTTTTCCAGTAAGATGCCTAAGAAAGCCGAGCATGACACGGCATGTCAGAATCATAACATGGATGTGGATATTGACCTGAGGGAAGTTTATTTTCTCATTATGCACTTTCTTTCAGCCGGGCCATGTCATAAAACTTATTTACAATTTTGGAATGAGCTTCTTGAGCATGAACTTTTGCCTAGAAGGTATCATGCGTGGTATTCAAAGACTGGAGCATGTAGTGGAGACAAAGATGATGATGGTCTATCATTCCCTTTAAATTACAATATGTTAGTGGAGAG GTATCCTCATATTGAAAAGGATCACCTGGTAAAGCTTTTAAAGCAATTGTTATTAAGTACAACCATTCCATCACTGGGTATGAATCTTGGAAATGCCCCAAATGCGGCTGATGTACCTACACTTTTAGGAAGTGGTTCATTTTCACTGCTGAGCT ATGATAGGGATAAAATGAAAGAAGTCAAACGGCCACCTCCTCACATGCGCTGGCCTCATATGAAAGCCAATCAAGTTCATGGGCTTAATTTGAGGGAAATCGGGGGTGGTTTCCCAAGACATCACCGTGCACCATCTATACATTCTGCATGCTATGCCATTGCAAAACCTTCTACCATGgtgcaaaaaatgaaaaatatcaagAGGTTAAGAGGACACCGCAATGCTGTTTATTGTG CTATATTTGATCGGTCTGGAAGGTATGTGATTACTGGTTCAGATGATCGACTTGTAAAGGTTTGGTCAATGGAAACTGCATATTGTTTGGCCAGTTGCCGTGGACATGAT GGTGACATCACTGATTTGGCTGTGAGTTCAAACAATGCTTTAGTTGCATCCTCGTCAAATGACTGTGTCATTCGAGTT TGGCGCTTGCCAGATGGCTTGCCAATATCAGTATTGCGGGGACATACTGGAGCTGTTACAGCCATAGCATTTAGTCCCAGACCAAATGCTGTATACCAGCTTTTATC TTCCTCTGATGATGGAACTTGTAGGATATGGGATGCAAGGTATACCCAATCAAGTCCAAGATTATATATTCCAAGGCCTTCAGATTCTGTAATTG GGAAGAGCAGTGGCCCATCTTCAAGTACTGTACCACAGAGCCATCAGATTTTTTGCTGTGCATATAATGCTAATGGAACTGTCTTTGTAACTGGTAGCTCTGACAATCTTGCTAGG GTTTGGAATGCTTGTAAACTTAGCACAGATGACAGTGACCAACCAAATCATGAGATAGACGTGCTATCTGGCCATGAGAATGATGTGAATTATGTGCAATTCAG TGGTTGTGCTGTTGCATCCCGGTTTTGCACAACAGAAACTTGGAAGGAGGAAAATAttcccaaatttaaaaattcctG GTTGAATCATGATAACATAGTTACCTGCTCTCGTGATGGGAGTGCTATAATATGGATTCCTAGATCTCGTAGATCACAT GGAAAAAGTGGTCGCTGGACACGGGCATATCATCTAAGAGTTCCACCTCCACCTATGCCTCCTCAACCTCATAGAGGTGGTCCTCGTCAGAGAATTCTACCAACTCCACGTGGTGTAAATATGATTGTTTGGAGCCTTGACAACCGCTTTGTTCTTGCAGCTATTATGG ATTGCAGAATTTGTGTTTGGAATGCATCTGATGGAAGCTTAGTACACTCATTGACTGGGCATACTGAATCT ACATATGTTCTGGATGTTCATCCTTTCAATCCCCGAATAGCTATGAGTGCTGGATATGATGGAAGAACTATTGTTTGGGAC ATATGGGAGGGCATGCCTATCCAGATATATGAGATATCACGTTTCAAGTTGGTGGATGGAAAATTTTCTCC AGATGGGACATCAATTATACTTTCGGATGATGTTGGTCAACTATATATATTAAGCACAGGTCAAGGCGAGTCCCAAAAAGATGCGAAATATGATCAG TTCTTTCTCGGTGATTATCGACCTCTGATTCAAGACACCCACGGGAATGTACTAGACCAG GAAACTCAAATTGTCCCGTATCGACGGAATGTGCAAGATTTGCTTTGTGATTCAG CAATGATACCATACCCTGAACCTTATCAGAGTGAATTTCAGCAAAGAAGATTAGGAGCATTAGGCCTTGAATGGCGTCCATCATCGCTAAGGCTTGCTGTTGGTCCTGATTTCAATCTGGACCCTGATTATCACATGCTTCCATTGGCAGACCTGGATTTGGTTACAGAACCACTGCCTGAGTTTATAGATGTTATGGAATGGGAACCTGAAGTTGAGGTGTTTAGCGATGATGCAGATTCAGAATATAACGTCACTGAAGATTGCTCTTCTAAGGGTGAGAAAGGATGTTCAAGCTCCAATGCTTCTGGTGATTCAGGGTGCAGCACAGACAACAGCGAAGGGGAAGACAATCACATGGAAAGCATCCGTAGATCAAAGAGGAaaaaacagaagactgag ACTGAGATTATGACTTCTTCCGGTAGACGTGTGAAAAGGAGGAACTTGGATGAGTGTGATGACAATACCATTGGGAGTAGCCGACGTAGGAAGGGAAAAAGTGGCCAAAAAATATCAAGAaggaaattttcaaaatctaaatcTTCCCGGCCTCAAAGGGCTGCTGCACGCAATGCTCTTCatctattttctaaaattactgGTACACCAACAGACGGAGATGGAGATGAAGATAGTTTGATTGGTGATTTTTCAGACAGTGAATCAACATTGCAAGAGTCTAATATTGACAGTGATGAATCTGATGGAACTTTACAGAATGATCAATTGAATTATTCCAAGGGAAAAGAAGTATCCTATTATGAATCAGAGGACACAAAATCTCAGGAGTTAACTGAAACTCGTGTGAATTCAATGAACAAGAGGAGGTTGGTTCTGAAGTTGCCAATTCGTGATATATCCAAGTCCACAAACGAGTTTGATTACCAGGCTGAGTTGGCTGgctcatcatcaaaaactataCCAGAGGTTACTGATTTTAATGAAAACAGACCAAGTTTTAAGGATTCAAGTTATTATTCTGGCAGTACAAGTAACCCTACAGTGGAAAGAACAGATCAAGCAAAACTTGGCCAAGTGAAAGACCATGTAGATTTGCTGGGTAAAATTAAATGGGGAATGGTTAGGGCACGATCATCTAAACCGTTGAGAGTGGGAGAAGCTATGCCATCGGAGGAAAATCCTTACTCTGGAAAATGTCCTAATCATGATGAGAAACAGAATGTTAGTAGTGGGCATGAGAAAGAGGAGAAGAACTTTAGTGCACCAACCCCTGAGTTTGAAACCCAAAATGATGACAGTCTGCTTGATAGTTTGGCAGAGATTAATGAAAACTGTGCTGATACTACCACCTCACAGCCTTTTAATCCCACCGTTAATGGAGGAGAGATCGCAGGTTCCAGCAATTGCAGGGGCAAAGATGAATCACTAATTCCTGCATATGTGATTCCTCAGGATACTGTTCCTGCTTCAATCAGCTATAGTGGGGTTGACCAACTACCTGAACcaaatattagtttttgttCTGTTTCAACAAAACTAAGGTCGAAAAGGGGTGCAAGGGATCCTGAAAGTCCATCCAAGCATGAAACAAAATCGTCTGTGCTAAAGAATACTGCGTGTAGCTCTAATGATAATACTATTTTGAACAATGAACAGCACGTGCTTGTGGATGACAACACTAGAGATAAATCCAATCTGGGAGAGAATGTATCTCATGAAATAGATCCTCAGATTAGAGAGAATAGTACTTCACAGGATTTGCTAGAACCACAAGCACAAAGAGATAAAATGTATAAAGCCGTTTATAGAAGGTCAAGATCACATAGGGCTGTGACTAATTTAGCTGACAGTGGTGGCCAGGGTGAATCTACTTCAAATGGGAGCAACAGTAATTTCAACACCGCAGCAGACTTCTGTAATGGCACAGATGAGACTGTTCATATCAATGGCTCCTTAGAGTTGGAACCAAATACTTGTGACCCAAACTATGAGCAGAATAATTGCAAAGTGCTGCAAGGACATCATGGAGATTCTATTATTAAAAGTCCACAAAATGTTTCCACAAGTGGAGGACAACTCACAGAAGAAGAAAGGGGTTCTAGCTCAAAATTGACTGTTGGTTTGAGGTCTACTAGGAGTCGGAGATCTAGTTATAATATTCGTGAGAATAGTCCTGTAAATAAAAGGAAATCACTACAATCGAATGTGAAAGTATCATGGTTGTTGTTATCAACCCATGAAGAAGGATGCAGATATATTCCACAACAGGGAGATGAAGTTGTATATTTGAGACAG GGACACCAAGAGTATATAGATTATTGTCGTAAAAATGAGTCAGGGCCTTGGAATTCACTCAAGGGACATATAAGAGCTGTAGAATATTGTAGAGTTCAAAGCCTGGAGTATTCCCATCTTGCAGGATCTGGTGATAGCTGCTGCAAAATGACCCTTCAGTTCGTAGATCCCAATTCAAGTGTTGATGGGAAATCTTTTAAGTTAACCCTACCTGAAGTTACTAATTTCCCAGATTTTCTAGTTGAAAGAACTAGGTTTGATGCCGCTATGCAAAGAAATTGGACACGCAGGGATAAATGCAGGGTTTGGTGGAGAAGTGAGGATAATTCCTCTGGTAATTGGTGGGATGGTCGAATTTTGTGCGTAAAAGCCAAGTCTTCCGAATTTTCAGATAGTCCATGGGAGAGCTGTACTGTTCGGTACAAAAATGACCTCACTGAAACGCATTTGCATAGTCCTTGGGAGCTTTTTGATGCTGAAACTGTATGGGAACAGCCTCACATTGATGATAGCATGAGAAATAAAGTGCAATCTGCTCTCACCAAATTACTGCAGTCAGGCAACACAGTCCAG GATCGTTACGGAGTGCATGAATTGAAGAAGATTTCAGGCAAGTCCAAATTTATAAACAG GTATCCTGTTCCTATATCACTTGAATTGGTGCAGTCAAGGCTGAAGAACAATTACTACCGTAGTTTGGAGGCTCTGCAGCACGATGTGACAAATTTACTGGCTAATTCCACTTCCTTTTTTGAAAAGGATGCTGAGATGTCAGCAAAAATCAAACGCCTATCAGAATGGTTCACACGAACATTATCATCTCTATAG
- the LOC106760224 gene encoding DNA-directed RNA polymerases II, IV and V subunit 9A, whose amino-acid sequence MSTMKFCRECNNILYPKEDRDQKILLYACRNCDHQEVADNFCVYRNEIHHSVGERTQVLQDVAADPTLPRTKSVRCTQCNHGEAVFFQATARGEEGMTLFFVCCNPNCGYRWRD is encoded by the exons ATGAGTACTATGAAATTTTGCCGTGAATG TAACAACATTCTCTACCCTAAGGAAGACAGAGATCAGAAGATTCTTCTCTACGCTTGTCGTAACTGCGACCATCAg GAGGTTGCGGATAACTTCTGTGTATACAGGAATGAGATACATCATTCTGTTGGAGAGCGCACTCAAGTGTTACAGGATGTAGCTGCAGATCCAACGCTTCCTCGGACCAAGTCTGTTCGCTGCACTCAATGCAATCATGGTGAAGCTGTCTTTTTCCAG GCAACAGCCAGAGGGGAAGAAGGAATGACACTTTTTTTCGTTTGCTGCAATCCAAACTGTGGATACCGATGGAGAGACTGA